In Poseidonibacter antarcticus, one DNA window encodes the following:
- a CDS encoding recombinase family protein: MLEIMEILSIASQKEIKIYAIKGNWNLDDSIQSKVMAMAFAIASEIERDFISIRTKEALRVKKENGIKLGRPKGPGKSKLDKFKPEIEALLSNGSTQKFIANRYNTTEANLYNWLKRHNLKRSKLSNI; the protein is encoded by the coding sequence ATGTTGGAGATTATGGAGATACTATCTATAGCATCTCAAAAAGAAATAAAAATATACGCAATAAAAGGCAATTGGAATCTTGATGATTCTATTCAAAGTAAAGTTATGGCAATGGCATTTGCTATTGCATCGGAAATCGAAAGAGATTTTATTTCAATTCGTACAAAAGAAGCATTACGAGTTAAAAAGGAAAATGGGATAAAACTTGGTCGTCCAAAAGGACCAGGGAAAAGTAAACTTGATAAATTTAAACCTGAAATTGAGGCTTTACTATCAAATGGATCAACACAAAAATTTATAGCAAATAGATATAACACTACAGAAGCTAATCTTTATAACTGGCTCAAACGCCATAATCTAAAAAGGTCTAAATTAAGCAATATTTAA
- a CDS encoding transposase produces MSPVELRQRIEKQLNKVEASNKFSKAVFFRNNAEFIFASQEEQNIANNCKRLIQNTVILWNYLYINKKLQLASSQTQKDEIIEALKNSSIVHWSHINFYGTYDFTKIDKKVLSMIS; encoded by the coding sequence ATATCTCCAGTAGAACTTCGCCAAAGAATTGAGAAACAACTTAATAAAGTAGAGGCTTCAAATAAATTTTCTAAAGCAGTATTCTTTAGAAATAATGCAGAGTTTATATTTGCATCACAAGAGGAACAAAATATTGCAAATAACTGCAAAAGACTTATTCAAAATACTGTCATACTTTGGAACTACTTATACATCAACAAAAAATTGCAACTAGCTTCATCACAAACACAAAAGGATGAAATCATAGAAGCACTAAAGAACAGTTCAATAGTTCACTGGAGTCATATCAATTTTTATGGTACTTATGATTTTACAAAAATAGATAAAAAAGTATTATCAATGATTAGCTAA
- a CDS encoding group II intron maturase-specific domain-containing protein — protein sequence MLANMVLDGIEEIAKSHRKKFQKMKDGVILYRYSNHFNFVRYADDFVIISNNPKNLRLLQKDIEIFLQVRGLELSKEKTFITHIRKGFDFLGFNFRKYPNNKVIVKPSKDGIKSFKSKIKEIFKQHNSSPLELLIDKLNPLIKGWAYYYRFVNSKVIFSLLDRYIWYKSFNWVKRLHQRREIMKYYKKYFKLSPNYQSETLSNGIKYVARLSALPLLEHIKIVSTANPYNKDDNLYFTKRYISLKLRNKFSY from the coding sequence ATCCTAGCAAATATGGTACTTGATGGGATTGAAGAAATAGCTAAAAGTCATAGAAAGAAATTCCAAAAGATGAAAGATGGTGTCATTTTATATCGATACAGTAATCATTTTAATTTTGTAAGATATGCCGATGATTTTGTAATCATCAGCAATAACCCGAAAAATCTTCGTTTACTTCAAAAAGATATAGAAATATTTTTACAAGTAAGAGGACTAGAGCTTTCTAAAGAGAAAACTTTTATTACTCATATACGAAAAGGATTTGACTTCTTAGGTTTTAATTTCAGAAAATATCCAAATAATAAAGTGATAGTAAAACCAAGTAAAGATGGAATAAAATCTTTTAAATCTAAAATCAAAGAGATATTTAAACAACATAACTCTTCACCTTTAGAACTATTAATTGATAAACTAAACCCTTTAATAAAAGGTTGGGCTTACTATTATAGATTTGTTAATTCAAAGGTTATATTCTCACTACTAGACCGATATATTTGGTACAAATCTTTTAACTGGGTCAAAAGACTTCATCAAAGGCGAGAAATAATGAAATATTATAAAAAATATTTTAAACTATCACCTAACTATCAATCAGAAACTTTATCAAATGGTATTAAGTATGTAGCAAGATTATCGGCTTTGCCATTACTTGAACATATTAAAATAGTATCAACTGCTAACCCTTATAATAAAGATGATAATTTATACTTTACTAAACGATATATTTCCCTAAAACTTCGCAATAAATTTAGTTATTAA